The proteins below are encoded in one region of Hordeum vulgare subsp. vulgare chromosome 3H, MorexV3_pseudomolecules_assembly, whole genome shotgun sequence:
- the LOC123440762 gene encoding protein LURP-one-related 11-like, which produces MAKIQPLPAATSPSSSDDHRQGQQTYTVWMKSLVFNGNGCAVYGPDGAVAFRVDNYGCRGGREVFFMDRAGNALVRIRRKGFGAFRRWQVCRCDEEETTPWFSVRRAEKGGAAVAMHGGAGTCYRIDGCSGARKPEYRVRGVDGTVVAEVARKQTAAGVVLGQDVLTLTVAPEMDRLLVLGLVVVRGLISRSL; this is translated from the coding sequence ATGGCCAAAAtccagcccctccccgcggccacctcgCCGTCTTCCTCCGATGATCACCGCCAGGGCCAGCAGACGTACACGGTGTGGATGAAGTCGCTGGTGTTCAACGGCAACGGCTGCGCGGTGTACGGCCCCGACGGCGCCGTCGCCTTCCGGGTCGACAACTACGGCTGCAGGGGCGGCCGCGAGGTCTTCTTCATGGACCGCGCCGGCAACGCCCTCGTCAGGATCAGACGCAAGGGATTTGGCGCGTTCAGGAGGTGGCAGGTCTGCCGGTGCGACGAGGAAGAGACGACGCCGTGGTTCAGCGTCCGCCGGGCCGAGAAGGGCGGGGCCGCCGTGGCGATGCACGGCGGAGCGGGGACGTGCTACAGGATCGACGGTTGCTCTGGCGCGCGCAAGCCCGAGTACAGAGTCCGCGGCGTGGACGGCACGGTCGTGGCGGAGGTGGCGCGGAAGCAGACGGCGGCGGGGGTGGTGCTGGGCCAGGACGTGCTGACGCTCACGGTGGCGCCGGAGATGGATCGTCTGCTCGTCCTGGGCTTGGTCGTCGTGCGTGGCCTCATCAGCCGCTCCTTGTGA
- the LOC123440763 gene encoding protein LURP-one-related 11-like, whose protein sequence is MAKIQPLPAPPSPPSSHDHRQGQRAYTVWMKSLVFNGNGCAVYGPDGAIAFRVDNYGCRGGREVLFMDGAGNALIRIRRKGFRMFRRWEVSRCEEEESTPWFTVRRADKGGAAVAMHGGARTCYRIVGCSGARKPEYRVRAVDGAVVAEVARKQTPAGVVLGEDVLTLTVAPEVDHLLVLGLAVVRGLMNRSL, encoded by the coding sequence ATGGCCAAGATCCAGCCCCTCCCCGCGCCCCCCTCGCCGCCGTCCTCCCATGATCACCGCCAGGGCCAGCGGGCGTACACGGTGTGGATGAAGTCGCTGGTGTTCAACGGCAACGGCTGCGCGGTGTACGGGCCCGACGGCGCCATCGCCTTCCGCGTCGACAACTATGGCTGCAGGGGCGGCCGCGAGGTCCTCTTCATGGACGGCGCCGGCAACGCCCTCATCAGGATCAGGCGCAAGGGCTTCCGCATGTTCAGGAGGTGGGAGGTCAGCCGGTGCGAGGAGGAAGAGTCGACGCCGTGGTTCACCGTCCGCCGAGCCGACAAGGGCGGTGCCGCCGTGGCGATGCACGGCGGCGCAAGGACGTGCTACAGGATCGTCGGGTGCTCCGGCGCGCGCAAGCCGGAGTACAGAGTCCGGGCCGTGGAcggcgcggtggtggcggaggtggcTAGGAAGCAGACGCCGGCGGGGGTGGTGCTCGGGGAGGACGTGCTGACGCTGACGGTGGCGCCGGAGGTGGATCACCTGCTCGTCTTGGGCTTGGCGGTCGTGCGCGGCCTCATGAACCGCTCCTTGTGA